The following are encoded together in the Deltaproteobacteria bacterium genome:
- a CDS encoding SDR family NAD(P)-dependent oxidoreductase produces MADSRAVLITGCSTGIGRATAVRLAERGWPVYATARRLDTIRDLAGHGCKILALDVCDEASIRAAVDTVERAEGAVAVLVNNAGYGQEGAFELVPMEEVRRQFETNVFGLTRLTQLVLPGMRRQRWGKIVNLSSMGGRLTLPGGAFYHATKYAVEALSDALRFEVRAFGIDVIVVEPGPIRTRFGDTAIASIGTAARDDSPYAAFNALLARRIREAYEGPMGMFAAEPDAVARVIDKAISARRPRSRYPVTVAARVLMALRRWLPDRGFDAFLRTQFGAPAPG; encoded by the coding sequence ATGGCAGACTCGCGCGCCGTCCTGATCACCGGCTGCTCGACGGGAATCGGGCGAGCCACCGCCGTGCGGCTGGCCGAGCGCGGCTGGCCGGTCTACGCGACCGCCCGGCGGCTCGACACGATCCGCGACCTCGCCGGCCACGGCTGCAAGATCCTTGCCCTCGACGTGTGCGACGAAGCGTCGATCCGCGCCGCGGTCGACACCGTGGAGCGGGCCGAGGGCGCGGTCGCCGTGCTCGTCAACAACGCGGGCTACGGGCAGGAGGGCGCCTTCGAGCTGGTGCCGATGGAGGAGGTCCGCCGCCAGTTCGAGACCAACGTCTTCGGTCTGACGCGGCTCACGCAGCTCGTGCTCCCCGGCATGCGCCGCCAGCGCTGGGGCAAGATCGTGAACCTGAGCTCCATGGGGGGGCGGCTGACGCTCCCGGGCGGCGCCTTCTATCACGCGACGAAGTACGCCGTGGAGGCGCTGAGCGACGCGCTCCGGTTCGAGGTCCGTGCGTTCGGCATCGACGTCATCGTGGTCGAGCCGGGGCCGATCCGCACGCGCTTCGGCGACACGGCGATCGCCTCGATCGGGACCGCCGCGCGCGACGACTCGCCGTACGCCGCCTTCAATGCCCTCCTGGCGCGTCGGATCCGCGAGGCCTACGAGGGTCCGATGGGGATGTTCGCGGCCGAACCCGACGCGGTCGCGCGGGTCATCGACAAGGCGATCAGTGCCCGACGGCCGAGGTCGCGCTATCCCGTCACCGTGGCCGCGCGCGTGCTGATGGCGCTCCGCCGCTGGCTGCCCGACCGCGGCTTCGACGCCTTCCTGCGCACCCAGTTCGGCGCGCCGGCGCCGGGCTGA
- a CDS encoding acyl-CoA dehydrogenase yields the protein MLDPRMADETATILGAARAALDAALEAGRRLLDGGRAIDEHQVHAERLAYAATEVAAAEALAAYARDRHAAGAGDPTTDAMAAAFAAEVADRLAARIAGHREDFGVGTTPLEGAAVQAAIRAAQHEARLRAIGREVIRARGANNAWLEPDMTVMARDSARMFARKAVAPIAERIHRHDELVPEAIIRQMAELGYFGMSVPEEYGGQGMGNLVMIVITEELSVASLASAGSLITRPEILTKALLKGGTEAQKRKWLPAIAAGELMVGISVTEPDTGSDVASIRCRAERGDGGWYLTGAKAWCTFAGRANVLALLARTNPDPKAGARGLSLFIVPKDSFPGHEFEVRQPGGGVLHGKADATPGYRGMHSFTLGLERYFVPAENLIGERDGEGKGFYLQMQGFAAGRLQTGGRATGVAQAALEAAATYAAERRQFGCPIGDFQLTQHKLGRMATHIAAARQLTYAAARAMDADETVALEPAMAKLFASDVAVWVTQEGQLLHGGWGYAEEFAISRYVVDALVLPIFEGVKPILELKVIARALLGAQAGGTKTP from the coding sequence ATGCTAGATCCTCGCATGGCCGACGAGACTGCGACGATCCTCGGCGCCGCGCGCGCCGCGCTCGACGCCGCCCTGGAGGCGGGCCGCCGGTTGCTCGACGGCGGGCGGGCGATCGACGAGCACCAGGTCCACGCCGAGCGCCTGGCGTACGCCGCGACGGAGGTCGCCGCGGCCGAGGCGCTGGCCGCCTACGCTCGCGACCGGCACGCAGCCGGTGCCGGCGACCCGACCACCGACGCGATGGCGGCCGCCTTCGCGGCCGAGGTCGCCGACCGTCTCGCGGCACGGATCGCGGGGCACCGGGAGGACTTCGGCGTCGGGACGACGCCGCTCGAGGGCGCGGCCGTCCAGGCGGCCATCCGCGCCGCCCAGCACGAGGCGCGCTTGCGCGCGATCGGGCGCGAGGTGATCCGCGCGCGCGGCGCCAACAACGCCTGGCTCGAGCCCGACATGACAGTGATGGCGCGCGACTCGGCCCGCATGTTTGCCCGCAAAGCCGTGGCGCCCATCGCCGAGCGGATCCACCGCCACGACGAGCTCGTGCCGGAGGCGATCATCCGCCAGATGGCCGAGCTCGGCTACTTCGGCATGTCCGTGCCCGAGGAGTACGGCGGCCAGGGCATGGGGAACCTCGTGATGATCGTCATCACCGAGGAGCTCTCCGTCGCCTCGCTCGCGTCGGCGGGGAGCCTCATCACACGGCCGGAGATCCTCACCAAGGCGCTGCTCAAGGGCGGCACCGAGGCCCAGAAGCGGAAGTGGCTGCCGGCGATCGCCGCGGGCGAGCTGATGGTCGGCATCTCGGTCACGGAGCCGGACACGGGCTCCGACGTCGCCTCGATCCGCTGCCGCGCCGAGCGCGGTGACGGCGGCTGGTACCTCACCGGCGCGAAGGCGTGGTGCACCTTCGCCGGGCGGGCCAACGTGCTGGCGCTCCTCGCGCGCACCAACCCCGACCCGAAAGCGGGAGCGCGCGGGCTTTCGCTGTTCATCGTCCCGAAAGACTCGTTTCCGGGTCACGAGTTCGAGGTCCGCCAGCCGGGCGGCGGGGTGCTGCACGGCAAGGCGGATGCGACCCCGGGCTATCGCGGCATGCACTCCTTCACCCTCGGTCTCGAGCGCTACTTCGTCCCGGCCGAGAACCTGATCGGCGAGCGAGACGGCGAGGGCAAGGGGTTCTACCTCCAGATGCAGGGCTTCGCCGCGGGACGGCTCCAGACCGGCGGCCGCGCGACCGGCGTGGCGCAGGCTGCTCTCGAGGCGGCGGCGACGTACGCGGCCGAGCGCAGGCAGTTCGGCTGCCCGATCGGCGACTTCCAGCTGACGCAGCACAAGCTCGGCCGCATGGCGACGCACATCGCCGCGGCGCGCCAGCTGACCTACGCGGCGGCGCGCGCCATGGACGCCGACGAGACGGTGGCGCTCGAGCCGGCGATGGCGAAGCTCTTCGCGTCGGACGTCGCGGTATGGGTGACGCAGGAGGGGCAGCTCCTCCACGGGGGCTGGGGGTATGCCGAGGAGTTCGCGATCTCCCGCTACGTGGTCGACGCCCTCGTGCTGCCGATCTTCGAGGGCGTGAAGCCGATCCTCGAGCTCAAGGTGATCGCCCGGGCGTTGCTCGGCGCGCAGGCGGGCGGCACGAAGACGCCCTAA